In the Solibacillus sp. FSL K6-1523 genome, one interval contains:
- a CDS encoding AI-2E family transporter, producing the protein MYNFSGLLNRTWKYVVLLLYISLLFFTFPIVIGIFAAYIIYPVIAFLKGRLKIPFFIAVIFVTLLFLAFIATLLFLFLQSTLQLLPTIQNALQTFSSHYITHPLLPFFLEKVSTLLNDAMLFFISFIKGLLNSIFELFIFFIVFYFSIFESKKNRLWFFTYTPKSFRKEWSHYFSKSMELISYFIFVELQLFTLTFILLCTGFYFLQFDAPVSKAFLIALADALPFLGIGIFLLPLAAYYFFVNKLTLAIALILLYVFVQITRQLAESKLWSHTLHLRMVHTFLISAASILLFGFYGILLSPILLMLAVKVKQSAIFAK; encoded by the coding sequence ATGTATAATTTTAGCGGACTTTTGAATCGGACCTGGAAATATGTCGTCCTATTGCTCTATATTTCCTTACTTTTTTTCACCTTTCCAATCGTAATAGGTATTTTCGCCGCGTACATCATCTATCCAGTCATCGCTTTTTTAAAAGGGCGATTAAAGATTCCCTTTTTCATTGCGGTCATTTTTGTTACGCTACTTTTCCTTGCATTTATAGCAACGTTATTGTTTTTATTTCTACAAAGTACACTTCAATTACTCCCTACAATACAAAACGCACTTCAGACCTTTTCAAGTCATTATATTACACATCCCTTACTGCCCTTTTTCCTTGAGAAAGTTTCTACACTTTTGAATGATGCTATGTTATTTTTTATTAGTTTTATAAAAGGTTTACTCAATTCTATTTTCGAGTTATTTATTTTCTTTATCGTTTTCTACTTTTCTATTTTTGAGAGCAAAAAAAATAGACTTTGGTTTTTCACTTACACACCAAAATCTTTTCGAAAAGAATGGTCCCATTACTTCTCGAAATCAATGGAACTCATTAGCTATTTTATTTTTGTCGAGCTCCAACTATTTACACTGACTTTTATTTTACTTTGTACAGGCTTTTATTTTTTACAATTTGATGCGCCTGTAAGCAAAGCTTTTTTAATTGCATTAGCGGATGCGCTTCCTTTTTTAGGAATCGGGATCTTTTTACTTCCACTCGCAGCCTATTATTTTTTTGTAAACAAGCTAACATTAGCGATAGCGCTCATCTTACTTTATGTATTCGTCCAAATAACAAGGCAACTAGCTGAATCAAAATTATGGTCACATACGCTACATTTACGCATGGTCCATACTTTTTTAATCAGTGCTGCCTCGATTTTACTATTCGGATTTTACGGTATCCTCTTAAGCCCGATTTTATTAATGCTTGCGGTAAAAGTGAAACAAAGTGCTATTTTTGCAAAATAA
- a CDS encoding FxsA family protein, translating to MKKLLVGLFVLVFAEIATFIIVGKAIGVLYTLLLIIVTSVVGVLIAKKRGTKSFQAIQNSVAQGQPPGVPMIETFMIFIGGILLALPGFLTDIIGLLFVLGITRSLFKPLIFLWLRKKMKHGQVVILQK from the coding sequence TTAGTAGGACTATTTGTTTTAGTATTTGCTGAAATTGCGACGTTTATCATTGTTGGTAAAGCAATCGGCGTTTTATATACATTATTATTAATTATCGTGACATCCGTTGTGGGCGTGTTAATTGCCAAAAAGCGCGGTACAAAATCTTTCCAAGCAATTCAAAACAGTGTTGCACAAGGTCAGCCTCCTGGTGTACCAATGATTGAAACGTTTATGATTTTTATCGGAGGAATTTTATTAGCTTTACCAGGCTTTTTAACAGATATTATTGGACTATTATTTGTATTAGGCATTACAAGAAGTTTATTTAAGCCGCTTATTTTCTTGTGGTTACGCAAAAAGATGAAGCATGGACAAGTCGTTATTTTGCAAAAATAG